A single region of the Chelonia mydas isolate rCheMyd1 chromosome 4, rCheMyd1.pri.v2, whole genome shotgun sequence genome encodes:
- the KCTD8 gene encoding BTB/POZ domain-containing protein KCTD8 isoform X3 translates to MALKDTGGGSGILPISDMGSSSPAPSCSPFPEVVELNVGGQVYVTKHSTLLSVPDSTLASMFSPRRGSQAAARELPRDSRARFFIDRDGFLFRYVLDYLRDKQLALPEHFPEKERLLREAEYFQLGELVKLLSPKVTKQGSLNDEGCQSDLEDSNSQGSGDLLLRAAAGAALEKRSGFLTVGYRGSYTTVRENQADAKFRRVARIMVCGRIALAKEVFGETLNESRDPDRPPEKYTSRFYLKFTYLEQAFDRLSEAGFHMVACNSTGTAAFINQYREDKIWSSYTEYIFYSPATRITPLIYLTQPAGASKPAAGALFTRSSANP, encoded by the exons ATGGCTTTGAAGGACACGGGCGGCGGCAGCGGCATCCTGCCCATCAGTGACATGGGGTCCTCCTCCCCGGCGCCGTCCTGCTCGCCCTTCCCCGAGGTGGTGGAGCTGAACGTGGGCGGCCAGGTGTATGTGACCAAGCACTCCACGCTGCTCAGCGTCCCGGACAGCACCCTGGCCAGCATGTTCTCCCCGCGCCGGGGCAGCCAGGCGGCCGCCAGGGAGCTGCCCAGGGACAGCCGGGCGCGCTTCTTCATCGACCGCGACGGCTTCCTCTTCAGGTACGTGCTGGATTATCTGCGGGACAAGCAGCTGGCCCTGCCCGAGCACTTCCCGGAGAAGGAGCGGCTGCTGCGGGAGGCCGAGTACTTCCAGCTGGGGGAGCTGGTCAAGCTGCTCTCCcccaaggtcaccaagcaggGCTCGCTCAACGACGAGGGCTGCCAGAGCGACCTGGAGGACAGCAACTCGCAGGGCAGCGGCGACCTCCTGCTGCGGGCGGCGGCCGGGGCCGCCCTGGAGAAGCGCTCGGGCTTCCTGACCGTGGGCTACCGGGGCTCGTACACCACGGTGCGGGAGAACCAGGCGGACGCCAAGTTCCGCAGGGTGGCCCGGATTATGGTGTGCGGCAGGATCGCGCTGGCCAAGGAGGTGTTCGGGGAGACGCTCAACGAGAGCCGGGACCCCGACCGGCCCCCGGAGAAATACACCTCCCGCTTCTACCTCAAGTTCACCTACCTGGAGCAGGCGTTCGACCGGCTCTCGGAGGCCGGCTTCCACATGGTGGCTTGTAACTCCACCGGCACCGCCGCCTTCATCAACCAGTACAGGGAGGACAAGATCTGGAGCAGCTACACCGAGTACATCTTCTACA GTCCAGCGACCCGAATTACTCCCCTAATATATTTAACACAGCCAGCCGGGGCATCAAAGCCGGCAGCGGGGGCGTTGTTTACCCGGTCCAGCGCCAATCCG TGA